The genomic region ACAGCACCTGTCCGCAGCGTTGTGCCAGCGCCTGGTGCAGGCGGCCGGCCTCGTCGACGAAGCGGCGGCTCAATTCGCCCATCGGCACCACGCCGAGGCCGACTTCATTGCTGACCAGCAGGATTCGCCCGGGCAGTTCCGGCAGCACTTCGAGCAGCGCCTCGCGCTCAAGCCCGAAGCGCTCGCCGCCGGGATCGGCCAGCAGATTGCTCAGCCACAGGGTCAGGCAGTCGACCAGCAGGCAACGGTCGGCCGCGGCATGTGCGTGCAGGGTCGCGGCCAGCGCCAGCGGTTCTTCCACGCAGCCCCAGTGCGCGGGCCGGCGCGCACGGTGGTGGGCGATGCGCGTGGCCATCTCGCCGTCGCCTGCCTGTGCGGTGGCGATGTAGGTCACCGCCAGGCCGCTGTCGAGTGCGAGTCGCTCGGCCAGCGCGCTCTTGCCTGAGCGGGCACCTCCCAGAATCAGGCTATGCATGCCGATGGCTCCAGCAATTCAGATAGCAATGCGGTATCGAGATGGGCCTCGACCATGTCGGCGAGGCGCTCGAGCGACGCCTCGCGCAACGCCGCAATATCGAGCGTCTGCGCGTCATGCAGGCCGGCCCAGCGCAGCAGCGCAGCGAGCGCGTCGGGATGATCGAACAGGCCATGCAGGTAGCTGCCGAGGACCTGCCCGTCCGCCGACAACGCGCCGTCGGCGCGACCATCGTCGAGCAGGACAACCGGCCGTGCCAGCGCGGGTCCTGCACTGACACCGCAATGGATTTCATAG from Lysobacter alkalisoli harbors:
- the cobU gene encoding bifunctional adenosylcobinamide kinase/adenosylcobinamide-phosphate guanylyltransferase: MHSLILGGARSGKSALAERLALDSGLAVTYIATAQAGDGEMATRIAHHRARRPAHWGCVEEPLALAATLHAHAAADRCLLVDCLTLWLSNLLADPGGERFGLEREALLEVLPELPGRILLVSNEVGLGVVPMGELSRRFVDEAGRLHQALAQRCGQVLFVAAGLPMALKGPSP